TCGTTGACGCAGGTCAGGAACAGGGCGACACGCATCGCGGCTCCTTGGGGTTGATCATCCGATGAGTGCAGGGTAGTGCGGTGCTGCCGACCGGGACAGGCCCCGCTCACGCTCAGGCGAGGCGGGCCTGGGCCGCCCGCCAGGGGCCCGTGTCACCGCGCGGTGCGTAGCGGGTGAGGGGCTGGGTGCCGGCGAGCAGCCGTCGCATGTCCGCCCGGTCGCCGACGAGTCCGTGGGCCCTGGCCTGCACCAGCACGTTCCCGAAGGCCGCGGCCTCCGCCGGGCCGGCGACCACCGGCAGCCCGCAGGCGTCGGCGGTCAGCTGGCACAGCAGCGCGTTGCGGACCCCGCCGCCCACGACGTGGACGACGTCCACGGCGTGCCCGGCCAGCCGCTGGGCGTCCTCGACGGCCCGCCGGTGGGCGAGGGCGAGGGAGTCGAGGATGCAGCGGGTGACCTCGGCCGGCGACTGGGGCACCGGCTGCCCCGAGGCACGGCACGCCTCGGCGATCCGCTCCGGCATCCGGCCCGGCGCCAGGAACAACGGGTCGCCCGCGTCCACCACCGACCGCAGCGCCGGAACCTCGGCCGCCGCCCGCAGCAGCTCCCCGAGGTCCGGCTCCCGCCAGGCCCGTACGCACTCCTGGAGCAGCCACAGCCCCATGATGTTGCGCAAGTAGCGGACCGTGCCGTCCAGCCCCAGCTCGTTGGTGAAGTTGGCGGCCCGGCTCTCCTCCGTCAGCACCGGCGCGTCCAGTTCCAGCCCGGCCAGCGACCAGGTGCCGGTGCAGATGTACGCGAAGCGCTCCCCGGACGCCGGCACGGCCGCCACCGCGGACGCCGTGTCGTGCGAGGCGACGGCCGTGACCGGAACGGGACCGTCCAGCCCCGTCTCCCGCAGCACCTCGGGGCACAGCGTGCCCGCCGGGTCGCCCGGCCGGCGCAGCGGCGCGAACAGGCTCAGGTCCACGCCGAGCCGCGCCGCCACGTCGTGGGACCAGTCCCGCGTCCGGGGATCGACCAGCTGGGTCGTCGAGGCGTTGGTGAGCTCGGTGCCCTGCTCCCCGGTGAGCCAGTACGACAGCAGGTCGGGGATCAGCAGCAGACGCTCGGCGTGCGCGAGCTGACCGGCGGAACGGGCGGCGACCAGCTGGTACAGCGTGTTGAAGGGGGCGTACTGCAATCCGGTCGCCGCGTACAGCTCGGCGGCGGGCACGCTCGCCCACACCGCCTCGGCGACGCCCTCGGTGCGGCCGTCCCGGTAGTGCACCGGGTTGGCGAGCAGCGCCCCGTCGGCGTCCAGCAGCCCGTAGTCCACGGCCCAGCTGTCGATGCCGACGGAGTCGACCCGGCCCGCCGCCCGCAGCCCGTCGAGGACTCCGGCGTACAGCCCGAGCACGTCCCAGCGCAGGCCCTCCGGCACCCGCACCGGCCGGTTGGGGAAGCGGTGCGCCTCGGTCAGCTCCAGCTCGTGCCGCCCGACGCGGCCGACCATGACCCGCCCGCTGGACGCGCCGAGGTCGACCGCGGCGTACGACGTCACGGCGCCGCTCATCGCAGGAACGCGGCGGCCACGCCGGCGTCGACCGGGACGTGCAGGCCGGTGGTGTGCGTCAGTTCCCCGCCGGTCAGCGCGAACACGGCATTGGCCACGTGCTCCGGCAGCACCTCGCGCTTGAGGATCGTCCGCTGGGCGTAGAACTCCCCGAGCTTCTCCTCCGGCACCCCGTACACGGCCGCCCGCTGGGCGCCCCAGCCGCCCGCGAAGATCCCCGATCCGCGCACCACCCCGTCCGGGTTGACCCCGTTGACCCGGATGCCGTGCTCGCCCAGCTCGGCCGCCAGCAGCCGCACCTGGTGAGCCTGGTCGGCCTTGGTGGCGGAGTAGGCGACGTTGTTCGGCCCGGCGAAGACGGCGTTCTTGGACGCGATGTAGACGATGTCACCGCCCAGCCCCTGGGCGATCATCACCCGCGCCGCCTCCCGCGACACGAGGAAGGACCCGCGCGCCATGATGTCGTGCTGGAGGTCCCAGTCCCGGGCGGACGTGTCCAGCAGCGGCTTGGAGATGGAGATCCCGGCGTTGTTGACCACCAGGTCCACGCCGCCGAAGGCGAGCGCCGCGGCCTTGAACGCCTCGGCGATCTGCTCCTCGGAGGTGACGTCGACCGTGACGGCGACGGCCTTGTCGGGACCGCCCAGCTCCTCGGCGACCTTGCCGGCGTTCTCCGCGTCCAGGTCCGCCACCACGACGCAGGCGCCCTCGGCCACCAGCCGCTGCGCGATCGCCCTGCCGATCCCGCTGCCCGCGCCGGTCACCAGCGCCACCCGCGTGGCGAGCGCCCTGGGCTTCGGCATCCGCCGCAGCTTGGCCTCCTCCAGCGCCCAGTACTCGATGCGGAACTTCTCCGACTCCTCGATCGGCGCGTACGTCGACACGGCCTCGGCGCCACGCATCACGTTGATGGCGTTGACGTAGAACTCGCCGGCGACGCGGGCCGTCTGCTTGTCCTTGCCGAAGCTGAACATGCCCACGCCCGGCACCAGCACAATGGCGGGGTCGGCGCCGCGCATCGCGGGGGAGTCGGGCAGGGCGTGCCGCTCGTAGTAGGCGGCGTACTCCTCGCGGTACGCCGCGTGCAGCTCCTTCAGCCTCGCGATCACCTCGGCCGGCGGGGCCGTCGGCGGCAGGTCGAGGACCAGCGGCCGGACCTTGGTGCGCAGGAAGTGGTCGGGGCAGGAGGTGCCGAGCGCGGCGAGCCGGGGGTGCTCGGCACGGGCGAGGAAGTCGAGCACGACGTCGGTGTCGGTGAAGTGCCCCACCTGCGGCCTGTCCTGGGAGGCGACGGCACGGACGTACGGCGCCAGCGCCGCCGCCCGCTCCCGCCGCTCCGCCTCGGGCAGCGCCTCGTAGCCCTCGACGACCGCACCGAAGGGCTCCGGCCGGCCTCGCTCGGCGAGGAACCTCTCCGCGGTGCGGATGATGTGCAGCGAGTTGCGCTCGCACTCCTCGGCGGTGTCGCCCCAGGCGGTGATGCCGTGGCCGCCCAGGATCACGCCGACGGCCTGCGGGTTGGCCGCCTTGACGGCGGCGATGTCCAGGCCGAGCTGGAAACCGGGCCGCCGCCACGGCACCCACACGACGTTGTCCCCGAAGCACTCGGCGGTCAGTTTCTCCCCGTCCGCCGCGCAGGCCAGGGCGATGCCCGAGTCCGGGTGCAGATGGTCCACGTGGGCGGCGTCGACGAGCCCGTGCATGGCGGTGTCGATGGACGGCGCCGCCCCGCCCTTGCCGTGCAGGCAGTAGTCGAACGCGGCGACCATCTCGTCCTCGCGTTCGACGCCGGGGTACACGTCCTTGAGCGCCCGCAGCCGGTCCAGCCGCAGCACGGCGAGTCCCGCTTCGGTGAGCGTCCCGAGGTCCCCTCCGGACCCCTTGACCCACATCAGCTCGACGTCCCCACCGGTGACGGGATCGACGTCGCTGCCCTTCGCGGACGCGTTGCCGCCGGCGTAGTTGGTGTTACGGGGGTCGGAGCCGAGCCGATGAGAACGAGCGAGGAGAGCGGCGGCTTCGGGATGGGCTGACATGGATGTCCGATCCTTTCAAAAGACGAAAGAGGGGTGCTTCTTCAGGGGCGCGGGAACTGCGCGACCAGCCACACGGGTCCGCGCCCCGCAGAGGACAGAAACCCGGCAGACGCCTACGCGCCCCACCCGGCCTGCTGCCCACCGACTCGCTCAGCGGCGATCTTCTCGGCCCACCCCGACCGCGCGTAGGCGGCAAGGGGCTCGGGGTCCAGCCCCATGTCCTCCCGCACCTCGCGCAGCAACGGCCGCACATCCGTGTTGTACGCGTCCATCAGCACGGCGTTGGCCCCCAGCACGTCCCCGCTCCGCTGAGCCTCGGCCAACGCCTCCCGATCAACGAGCAGCGCCTTCGCCGTGGCCTCCTGGACGTTCATCACGGACCGGATGATCGCCGGGATCTTCGCCTCGATGTTGTGGCACTGGTCGAGCATGAACGCGACGTCGGACTCCACGCCGAACCCGCCCCCGCGCACCACCTCGTACATGATCCGGAACAGCTGGAACGGATCCGCCGCCCCCACCATGAGGTCGTCGTCGGCGTAGAACCGCGAGTTGAAGTCGAAGCCGCCGAGCTTGCCCTCCCGCAGCAGCGTGGCCACGATGAACTCGATGTTGGTCCCCGGCGCGTGGTGCCCCGTGTCGACGACGACCCGCGCCTTCGGCCCGAGCTTCAGGCAGTGCGCGTACGCCGTCCCCCAGTCCGGCACGTCCGTCGTGTAGAAGGCCGGCTCGAAGAACTTGTACTCCAGCAGCATCCGCTGCCCGTCCCCGAGCCGCTCGTACACCTCGGCCAGCCCCTCCGCCAGCCGGTCCTGCCGCGCGCGCACGTCGTCCTGCCCGGGATAGTTCGTCCCGTCCGCGAACCACAGCTTCAGATCCCGCGACCCGGTCGCGTCCATGATGTCGACGCACTCCAGCAGATGGTCGACCGCCTTGCGCCGCACCGCCGCGTCCGGATGGCAGATGCTGCCGAGCTTGTAGTCGTCGTCCTGGAAGGTGTTGGAGTTGATCGCGCCCAGCTTCAGCCCGCGCTCCTCGGCGTGCTCGGCCAGCGCGGCGTAGTCGTCGACCTTGTCCCACGGGATGTGCAGGGCGACCGTCGGGGCCGCGCCGGTGAACTCGTGCACCTTCGCCGCGTCGTCCAGCTTCTCGCGCGGGTCGCGGGGCACGCCCTGCTGGGCGAAGACCTTGAACCGGGTGCCCGAGTTTCCGTACGCCCACGACGGCGTCTCTACTGCCTGGGTCTTGAGCGCGGCCTTCACCGCGGCGGGATCGGTCACTGGGGGCTCCTCGGGCAGGGATCGGAAGAACGCTGTCGGCAACGACCGCGTGAACAACTGCTGCGTGAAACGATTCAGAACGGCAAGCTATGAGTCGTCGCCAGGGGTGTCAAGCGCTCTCGCCGTGCCCGCTCTGTGTGACCCCGCCGTGACCTTCCCCTACCGATAACTTTTCGACGCGGACCCATTGACGTGACAACGCTGACCCGCCTAACGTCCCGGCAATCCAGTTGAAACCTTTCACGACGCAGTGCGGGCCGCCTCACCGCCCTTGCCGCGTCGTCGAGGAGCCCCTCATGACCCACCCGTCCGACACGGGGCCGGCCCCGGTAGTGGCGCTCAAGGGCATCTCCAAGTCCTTCGGCGCGGTACGCGCCCTGCGGGACGTGTCCCTGGAGCTGTTCCCGGGAGAGGTGCACGCTCTCGCCGGCGAGAACGGCGCGGGCAAGTCGACCCTCATCAAGACGCTCGCCGGAGTGCACCGGCCGGACACCGGCCAGGTGCTGCTCGACGGTGAGCCCGTCGTCTTCCACGGTCCCGGCGACGCCCGTGACGCCGGCATCGCCGTGATCTACCAGGAGCCCACGCTCTTCCCCGACCTGTCGATCGCCGAGAACATCTTCATGGGCCGGCAGCCCCGGCGCGCCCTCGGCCGCATCGACCACAAGGCGGTCCACGCCGCGACGCTGGCGCTGATGCGGCGCCTGGGCGTCGAGCTCGACCCCGACCGCCCGGCCCGCGGCCTGTCCATCGCCGACCAGCAGATCGTCGAGATCGCCAAGGCCCTCTCCTTCGACGCCCGGGTCCTGATCATGGACGAGCCCACGGCCGCGCTCACCGGCAGCGAGGTGGCCCGCCTCTTCGGTGTCGTGCGCGCGCTCCAGGAGCAGGGCGCCGCCGTCCTGTTCATCTCGCACCGCCTGGAGGAGATCTTCCAGATCTGCCGCCGGGTCACGACCCTGCGCGACGGCGCCTGGATCGCCTCCGAACTCCTCGACGGCATGACCGAGGACGACCTGGTCCGCCGGATGGTCGGCCGCGACCTCGACGCGTTGTACCCGAAGCAGGACGTCCGTCCCGGCGAGGTCGCCCTGAGCGTGCGCCGGCTGACCCGCGAGGGCGTCTTCACCGACATCTCCTTCGAGGTGCGGAGCGGCGAGATCGTCGGCCTCGCGGGCCTCGTCGGCGCCGGGCGCACGGAGGTGGCGCGGGCCGTCTTCGGCGTCGACCGGTGGGACGCCGGCGAGGTCGAGCTGGACGGGCGGAAACTGATCAACGGCGCCCCCTCCACCGCCATGGCCGCCGGGCTCGCCCTGGTTCCCGAGGACCGGCGCGCCCAGGGCCTGGTGATGGACATGTCCATCGAGCGCAACATCGGCCTGACCGGACTGCGTACGACCGTCCGGGCCGGGCTGATGGACCGCGGCGCCGAACGCAGCCGCTCCCTCGACTGGGCCGTCAGACTCCAGGTCAAGTACGCCCGGATCGCCGACGCCGTCTCCACCCTGTCCGGCGGCAACCAGCAGAAGGTCGTCCTCGCCAAGTGGCTCGCGACGCGGCCGAAGGTGCTCATCGTCGACGAGCCGACCCGCGGCATCGACGTCGGCACCAAGGCGGAGGTGCACCGGCTGTTGTCCCAGCTCGCCGCCGACGGCGTGGCCGTACTGATGATCTCCTCCGACCTGCCCGAGATCCTCGGCATGGCCGACCGCGTGCTGGTGATGCACGAGGGCCGGCTCACCGCCGAGATCCCCCGCTCCGACGCCACCGAGGAAACCGTGATGGCCGCAGCCACCGGGAGGGCCGCCGCATGACGGTGACCACCCCGCAGCCGACCCCCGTCGCCGAGGTGCCCAAGTCCAGCGGCACCCGCCTGGTGGACCGGGTCTTCAAGATGCGCGAACTCGCCATCCTCGTCGTGTTCCTGGTGATGATCGCCGTCACCCGGGCCGGCAACAGCGAGTTCCTGTCCGAACAGGGCGTCAAGGACCTGCTGCTGAACGCGACGATCCTGGTCCTGGTCGCCACCGGCCAGTCCCTCGTCGTCATCACCCGCAACGTCGACCTGTCCGTCGGCTCCACCCTCGGCATCAGCGCGTTCGCCGCCGGCACCTACCTCCAGGGCGGCGGCGACTCCGTGGTGGCCGTGCTGCTGGCCGTGCTGATGGGCGTCGGCTTCGGCCTGCTCAACGGGCTGCTGGTCAGCCTCGGCCAGGTGCCCGCGCTGGTCGTCACCCTGGGCACGCTGTACATCATCCGGGGCATCGACTCCATCTGGGTCGGCTCCCGCCAGATCACCGCCGCCGACCTGCCCGGCGGATTCGTCGACTTCGGCTCCGGCGGCATCTCTGCGGTGCCCTACCTCGCGCTGATCGCCCTCGCGGTCCTGGTGGCCACGGCGTACTACCTCAAGCACTTCCGCAGTGGCCGTGAGCTGTACGCCCTCGGCTCCAACCCCGAGGCCGCCCGGCTCGCCGGCATCCAGGTCAGGAAGCGGATCCTGACGGCGTACACCTTCTGCGGGGCGCTCGCCGGACTCGCCGGCGCGATGTACCTGGCCCGGTTCGGCAACGTCGACTCCGGCACCGGCAACGGCTACGAACTCACCGTCGTCAGCGCCGTCGTCGTCGGCGGCGTGGTCTTCACCGGCGGCTCCGGCAGCGTCTACGGCGCCGCGCTCGGCGCGCTGCTGCTGACCTCCATCAACAGCGTGCTGCCCGCCCTGGGCGTCAGCTCGGTGTGGGTGCTTGCGATCAACGGCATCCTGCTCATCCTCGCCATCGCCGTGGACCGTGTGGTCGCCCTGCGCGTGGCGTCCGCCCTGAAGAAGAGGAACGCACGCCATGCCTGAGTCCTTGACGCGCGCCGTCCGCTGGGACACGGTCGTCGGCGCCCTGCTGATCGTCGTGCTGCTGCTGTCGTTCGGCTTCGTCGACGGCTTCGGCAACGCGCTGAACCTGTCGTTCCTCATCGGCAACACGCTGCCCATCGCGCTGATCGCGCTGCCGATGACCCTGCTCGTCGTCTCCGGCGAGATCGACCTGTCCGTCGCCTCCACCGCCGGGCTGTCCGGCGCGGTGATGGGCGCCCTGTGGAACCAGGGCATGACCATCGAGACGATCATCCCGCTGTGCCTGCTGCTCGGCGTGGTGTGCGGGCTGATCAACGGCCTGCTCGTCACCCGCCTGGGGCTGCCGTCGCTCGCCGTCACCATCGGCACCCTCGCCGCGTACCGGGGCATCGCGCAGATCGTGCTCGGCTCCGACGCGGTGACCGACTTCCCCTCCGCGTACCTGGACTTCGCGGCCGGCCGGATCGGCGACACGTTCGTCCCCCACGCCCTGCTGCCCTTCCTCGTGCTGCTGGCGATCGCGGTGGTCGCGCTGCACGCCACGCCGTTCGGGCGGTCGCTGTTCGCGATCGGCGCGAGCGAGGAGGCCGCGCGGTTCGCCGGGATCCGGGTCAAGCGGCAGAAGCTGATCCTTTTCACGGTGACCGGCCTGATGGCATCGCTCACGGGCGTGTTCTGGGCGCTGCACTACGCCAGTGCGCGGTACGACAACGCCACGGGGCTGGAGCTGTCCGTGGTGGCCGCCGTGCTGCTCGGCGGTATCGACTTCGACGGCGGCAAGGGCACGCTCGGCGGCGCGATCGCGGGTGTGTTCCTGCTGGGCGCGCTGCAGAACGTCATGAGCCTCCAGGACGTCTCCGCCCAGTCGCAGATCGTCGTGACCGGTGTGCTGCTCGTCCTGTCCGTGCTCGGGCCGCGTGTCGCGCGGCAGATCTCCCTCGCGAGGGCCGCTCGCTCCGCCGGCTAGGCGGTACCGAAACCGCGGGCCGCCCCGGGCCGGTCGCGCCCACGC
This region of Streptomyces chromofuscus genomic DNA includes:
- a CDS encoding bifunctional aldolase/short-chain dehydrogenase, whose protein sequence is MSAHPEAAALLARSHRLGSDPRNTNYAGGNASAKGSDVDPVTGGDVELMWVKGSGGDLGTLTEAGLAVLRLDRLRALKDVYPGVEREDEMVAAFDYCLHGKGGAAPSIDTAMHGLVDAAHVDHLHPDSGIALACAADGEKLTAECFGDNVVWVPWRRPGFQLGLDIAAVKAANPQAVGVILGGHGITAWGDTAEECERNSLHIIRTAERFLAERGRPEPFGAVVEGYEALPEAERRERAAALAPYVRAVASQDRPQVGHFTDTDVVLDFLARAEHPRLAALGTSCPDHFLRTKVRPLVLDLPPTAPPAEVIARLKELHAAYREEYAAYYERHALPDSPAMRGADPAIVLVPGVGMFSFGKDKQTARVAGEFYVNAINVMRGAEAVSTYAPIEESEKFRIEYWALEEAKLRRMPKPRALATRVALVTGAGSGIGRAIAQRLVAEGACVVVADLDAENAGKVAEELGGPDKAVAVTVDVTSEEQIAEAFKAAALAFGGVDLVVNNAGISISKPLLDTSARDWDLQHDIMARGSFLVSREAARVMIAQGLGGDIVYIASKNAVFAGPNNVAYSATKADQAHQVRLLAAELGEHGIRVNGVNPDGVVRGSGIFAGGWGAQRAAVYGVPEEKLGEFYAQRTILKREVLPEHVANAVFALTGGELTHTTGLHVPVDAGVAAAFLR
- a CDS encoding ABC transporter permease; the protein is MPESLTRAVRWDTVVGALLIVVLLLSFGFVDGFGNALNLSFLIGNTLPIALIALPMTLLVVSGEIDLSVASTAGLSGAVMGALWNQGMTIETIIPLCLLLGVVCGLINGLLVTRLGLPSLAVTIGTLAAYRGIAQIVLGSDAVTDFPSAYLDFAAGRIGDTFVPHALLPFLVLLAIAVVALHATPFGRSLFAIGASEEAARFAGIRVKRQKLILFTVTGLMASLTGVFWALHYASARYDNATGLELSVVAAVLLGGIDFDGGKGTLGGAIAGVFLLGALQNVMSLQDVSAQSQIVVTGVLLVLSVLGPRVARQISLARAARSAG
- a CDS encoding ABC transporter permease, translating into MTVTTPQPTPVAEVPKSSGTRLVDRVFKMRELAILVVFLVMIAVTRAGNSEFLSEQGVKDLLLNATILVLVATGQSLVVITRNVDLSVGSTLGISAFAAGTYLQGGGDSVVAVLLAVLMGVGFGLLNGLLVSLGQVPALVVTLGTLYIIRGIDSIWVGSRQITAADLPGGFVDFGSGGISAVPYLALIALAVLVATAYYLKHFRSGRELYALGSNPEAARLAGIQVRKRILTAYTFCGALAGLAGAMYLARFGNVDSGTGNGYELTVVSAVVVGGVVFTGGSGSVYGAALGALLLTSINSVLPALGVSSVWVLAINGILLILAIAVDRVVALRVASALKKRNARHA
- a CDS encoding sugar ABC transporter ATP-binding protein; its protein translation is MTHPSDTGPAPVVALKGISKSFGAVRALRDVSLELFPGEVHALAGENGAGKSTLIKTLAGVHRPDTGQVLLDGEPVVFHGPGDARDAGIAVIYQEPTLFPDLSIAENIFMGRQPRRALGRIDHKAVHAATLALMRRLGVELDPDRPARGLSIADQQIVEIAKALSFDARVLIMDEPTAALTGSEVARLFGVVRALQEQGAAVLFISHRLEEIFQICRRVTTLRDGAWIASELLDGMTEDDLVRRMVGRDLDALYPKQDVRPGEVALSVRRLTREGVFTDISFEVRSGEIVGLAGLVGAGRTEVARAVFGVDRWDAGEVELDGRKLINGAPSTAMAAGLALVPEDRRAQGLVMDMSIERNIGLTGLRTTVRAGLMDRGAERSRSLDWAVRLQVKYARIADAVSTLSGGNQQKVVLAKWLATRPKVLIVDEPTRGIDVGTKAEVHRLLSQLAADGVAVLMISSDLPEILGMADRVLVMHEGRLTAEIPRSDATEETVMAAATGRAAA
- the rhaI gene encoding L-rhamnose isomerase; the protein is MTDPAAVKAALKTQAVETPSWAYGNSGTRFKVFAQQGVPRDPREKLDDAAKVHEFTGAAPTVALHIPWDKVDDYAALAEHAEERGLKLGAINSNTFQDDDYKLGSICHPDAAVRRKAVDHLLECVDIMDATGSRDLKLWFADGTNYPGQDDVRARQDRLAEGLAEVYERLGDGQRMLLEYKFFEPAFYTTDVPDWGTAYAHCLKLGPKARVVVDTGHHAPGTNIEFIVATLLREGKLGGFDFNSRFYADDDLMVGAADPFQLFRIMYEVVRGGGFGVESDVAFMLDQCHNIEAKIPAIIRSVMNVQEATAKALLVDREALAEAQRSGDVLGANAVLMDAYNTDVRPLLREVREDMGLDPEPLAAYARSGWAEKIAAERVGGQQAGWGA
- a CDS encoding rhamnulokinase, whose product is MSGAVTSYAAVDLGASSGRVMVGRVGRHELELTEAHRFPNRPVRVPEGLRWDVLGLYAGVLDGLRAAGRVDSVGIDSWAVDYGLLDADGALLANPVHYRDGRTEGVAEAVWASVPAAELYAATGLQYAPFNTLYQLVAARSAGQLAHAERLLLIPDLLSYWLTGEQGTELTNASTTQLVDPRTRDWSHDVAARLGVDLSLFAPLRRPGDPAGTLCPEVLRETGLDGPVPVTAVASHDTASAVAAVPASGERFAYICTGTWSLAGLELDAPVLTEESRAANFTNELGLDGTVRYLRNIMGLWLLQECVRAWREPDLGELLRAAAEVPALRSVVDAGDPLFLAPGRMPERIAEACRASGQPVPQSPAEVTRCILDSLALAHRRAVEDAQRLAGHAVDVVHVVGGGVRNALLCQLTADACGLPVVAGPAEAAAFGNVLVQARAHGLVGDRADMRRLLAGTQPLTRYAPRGDTGPWRAAQARLA